A part of Oryctolagus cuniculus chromosome 15, mOryCun1.1, whole genome shotgun sequence genomic DNA contains:
- the LOC127485579 gene encoding uncharacterized protein produces the protein MAQVGGGRRRGKTAASIPATPHRHLLRRTSQGYTHTVPTYLCFLADLRHLRPPPPLPSSPLPPMNLAATPTTSNATPTLRTLAPTLTPTPYTTLQRRRCHRCSVSERQRQSVLYGVGVSVGVGVSVRSVGVSVGASVRSVGVAFDVVGVAAKFIGGSGEEGSGGGGLRSRRSARKQRPEASVFAGNGCSGSEPGSQEAAAVVWASRGTWCSGWRRSVAGGAERKDTAGRLWCRVRGQQRRAAGKEAAGRGGGADVMGSRGEGGGASVTLGRQ, from the exons ATGGCGCAGGTCGGTGGCGGGCGGCGGCGCGGAAAGACTGCCGCCTCTATCCCTGCCACCCCGCACCGCCACCTCCTTCGCCGCACTTCCCAGGGCTACACTCACACCGTCCCCACCTACCTCTGCTTCCTCGCAGACCTCCGACATCTCAGACCGCCGCCGCCACTTCCTTCCTCACCGCTGCCGCCGATGAACTTAGCTGCCACGCCCACGACGTCGAACGCGACCCCGACGCTACGCACGCTGGCGCCGACGCTGACGCCGACGCCATACACGACGTTACAACGCAGACGCTGTCACAGATGCAGTGTCAGTGAGCGTCAGCGTCAAAGCGTCCTGTACGGCGTCGGCGTCAGCGTCGGCGTCGGCGTCAGCGTGCGTAGCGTCGGCGTCAGCGTCGGCGCCAGCGTGCGTAGCGTCGGGGTCGCGTTCGACGTCGTGGGCGTGGCAGCTAAGTTCATCGGCGGCAGCGGTGAGGAAGGAAGTGGCGGCGGCGGTCTGAGAAGTCGGAGGTCTGCGAGGAAGCAGAG GCCGGAAGCCTCAGTGTTCGCTGGCAACGGCTGCAGCGGCAGTgaaccaggaagccaggaagcggCTGCTGTCGTGTGGGCGTCCCGTGGGACGTGGTGCTCTGGATGGCGCAGGTCGGTGGCGGGCGGGGCGGAGCGGAAAGATACCGCGGGGCGGCTCTGGTGCAGAGTCCGGGGTCAGCAGCGTCGGGCGGCCgggaaggaagcagcaggtagGGGCGGCGGTGCTGACGTGATGGGCAGCCGCGGCGAAGGCGGCGGGGCCTCAGTGACGCTGGGGCGGCAGTGA